The sequence below is a genomic window from Phoenix dactylifera cultivar Barhee BC4 chromosome 8, palm_55x_up_171113_PBpolish2nd_filt_p, whole genome shotgun sequence.
GATTAGGAGTGTTAGGTGAGCCACagataattgattcaaatgatCAAGGAGTTTCATACTAAGGACCATAGCCATTCACCTAAATAAGCCTGCCTTCATGGAGGAAAAGATGGTCATTTCTGGAAAGTCTAAATTACATCTATAGCTAATAACATAAATTAAGATACCTTGACGATGGTGCATTAGGTTTTTAGTCGGCAAACCATGTGATGatctgtaaatttttcaaacattacgacaaaaacaaagatatgatgATCCCTACAACTTACAACTGAAGCTTCTTCCCTAAGGACCACTTTAATAGTAAAGAGAACATTATGCTTTCTAgctttttgtcatcatcttctttcattttcttcaccACAGGAACATTTTCACATCACACTAGTACAGAAACAGAACTAGAAGTTGTTATGTCACAATCATGACTTTGGTTGTTGATCATATGATCCGATAACACCAATCAGAATTTCCTACTGATGTGAAACATATGAAAACAAATTCTCATAAATAACAGATTAGATCTTGCACCTGATATGGATGGAAGGAATTTTGAGTAGGCGACCTAACGGACTCAAGCCACATATAAAAGAATTGCAGGGCCGGTTATGAAAGAGACAAAAGAAGATGTTGGGATGAAGCAATACGGTATCCAATGTAATAAGACCCATAACCTTCATTGCTCGCTGCCTCAACAAAAGACCGAAATATGTAATACTTCAAGCGATCTATGTTCGGAGTTTTGGTATAATAGTCAGTGTCTCATGTTTGATTTTGCTAATTGAATGCCCATAAGATGGAAGTCTCAAGGTATAAGGATTTTCGTATCCACGAGATTTGTAGTTTGCTGTCACTTGAGTAATAAAACCACATCAGGCCACTAAATAGGCACCAGTGTAATCTTAAGCTGAAATGCTCCCAGATGACACTCGTAAACAATGCTTTCAAGCAATATAAGAAATatcattacaaaacattgatcGTCACACCGAAATATTCCAATTTAATGTCATCTTCTGAAGTTCTAAATCTGCATACTGAACCCAATATTTACATATGCACACACCAGTTGTACAGTTCTCTCTCCTGgaatttaatctttttgcttgcaTGAAATCCTTTTCTTCGAGTGGCTCAGAAACATCCATCTGGGTGCAGAGGCCTTGCTGAAGCATTTGGGTTCTCTTGGCAATCAAATAAGTGCATCTCCATATAATTGTTTGTGAGAGCTGTGATGCTATTAtccctctctcttttgaaaCTCTTTTTTTCCATGCTATACCCATTGTTCTCAAGCAATTGCACCAAACTGGCACCTGGGATCTGAGAAGCCCCATGGGTGGTATTCAAGGAGCCTGGCGGAGACATCTCAAAATGATTTAGTGATGATGGTGAAGAACTGGACGTAGAGAGAGAGGCAAAGTTGTAGCAATTCTGCAACAGCTCCCAATGGCTCATCTCACCCTCCAAGGCATCGGAGAAGCAGGTCACGTGAGTTGGGACAGATGCCGAAGAGGCTTTGTTCTTGCTTCTGTGGGAATCATTTATCAATGGACCTAGAAGAGTAGAATCCAATCCATCTTCAAACCAGGAGCCCATCCCAGCGAGTTGTGTGTCTTTCTTCTCTCCTGAATTCTTATGGAATACTTTACATATCACCCACTCATTCTAACACACAGGAAACAATGCGAagagaaaataaattaaaacaaTCTGTAATTAGGAAACGCGAGAGGTTTAGAGAGATATGAGTACCATTGCTGTTCTAGAGAGGTTGTAGAAAGGATCCTTTCTCTCTAATCTGTATTCATGCATGACCCAGTTGGTCCTCTCTCCTTTGGGTGCTCTGCCTCTGTAGAAAACAAGGGTCTTCTTCATCCCAATAAGAAACTTTCCTTGGTGAATCTCCTTATCTTTTCCGGTTGCCTTCCAGTATCCAGCC
It includes:
- the LOC103698130 gene encoding NAC domain-containing protein 79-like isoform X2, whose amino-acid sequence is MEHGALGLSKGDDDMDLPPGFRFHPTDEELITHYLYQKVMDASFNARAIGEVDLNKSEPWDLPFKAGTGEKSGYFFCLRDRKYPTGLKTNRATEAGYWKATGKDKEIHQGKFLIGMKKTLVFYRGRAPKGERTNWVMHEYRLERKDPFYNLSRTAMNSGEKKDTQLAGMGSWFEDGLDSTLLGPLINDSHRSKNKASSASVPTHVTCFSDALEGEMSHWELLQNCYNFASLSTSSSSPSSLNHFEMSPPGSLNTTHGASQIPGASLVQLLENNGYSMEKKSFKRERDNSITALTNNYMEMHLFDCQENPNASARPLHPDGCF
- the LOC103698130 gene encoding NAC domain-containing protein 79-like isoform X1 — its product is MEHGALGLSKGDDDMDLPPGFRFHPTDEELITHYLYQKVMDASFNARAIGEVDLNKSEPWDLPFKAGTGEKSGYFFCLRDRKYPTGLKTNRATEAGYWKATGKDKEIHQGKFLIGMKKTLVFYRGRAPKGERTNWVMHEYRLERKDPFYNLSRTAMNEWVICKVFHKNSGEKKDTQLAGMGSWFEDGLDSTLLGPLINDSHRSKNKASSASVPTHVTCFSDALEGEMSHWELLQNCYNFASLSTSSSSPSSLNHFEMSPPGSLNTTHGASQIPGASLVQLLENNGYSMEKKSFKRERDNSITALTNNYMEMHLFDCQENPNASARPLHPDGCF